From a single Aspergillus puulaauensis MK2 DNA, chromosome 2, nearly complete sequence genomic region:
- a CDS encoding Zn(II)2Cys6 transcription factor (COG:K;~EggNog:ENOG410PVUX;~InterPro:IPR036864,IPR007219,IPR001138;~PFAM:PF00172,PF04082;~TransMembrane:1 (i231-251o);~go_function: GO:0000981 - DNA-binding transcription factor activity, RNA polymerase II-specific [Evidence IEA];~go_function: GO:0003677 - DNA binding [Evidence IEA];~go_function: GO:0008270 - zinc ion binding [Evidence IEA];~go_process: GO:0006351 - transcription, DNA-templated [Evidence IEA];~go_process: GO:0006355 - regulation of transcription, DNA-templated [Evidence IEA]): MSARRYRSTVACHSCRLRKVRCSINVTGVPCIRCAQDHADCVVDDAASIPRTNRRNGLMRQSLRAATSSPPSRVDTYTGGNVPPPDTTANSTPTFQRHSAGPSAIPGSAEQYSIQDEERNGLEIAAAALGNPGRAGQVPFYTGDKTGITSTLSLSSGESLARHFLIPTRATESLCEEDRNYLKSKGVFNLPSSEACECLLQAYFRHVHTIVPIIEADQILYFFQAGRLHEYNLLLVWSVFFVAVNFVPSSICEREGYDSRKAMKAAMYSHAKCLYSNSGERDKTVLLQSSLMLGFWHSEVDEHAQPWYWTGVSISLCQILGLHRNPDAARYNAAITDQQRHLWRRLWWTCFLRDRWLSLTLGRPLRIDLDDCDVAMPSVADILYDFKNIPQSLFSAFIPDDLPVLAEYWIMLIQLSRLLGSVLTLGYKTVRPKPSREQIETLEAEILHYKPPEQCPSWNGSTRFYLHHLQLHYEAILIVLYRPCLTDPPDGISPNHQLQWQETIRTKADAAASRTNDVLETLAQENLLEYALPMTPPLLIPAMQMHLLNCRSGNPLSRRLRLNKLNACMMVMEEFQKVYTVASIYRGIFAMAIQQICPEAAGEITQAPAAPAPAPAPAPGVAVPQPDQGQSTGITTGHPVVNNVDLDPNVDMTSMVDALLDESSTLNFWETWNQMWVE, encoded by the exons ATGTCAGCTCGGCGCTATCGATCCACTGTCGCCTGTCACTCTTGCCGTTTGCGCAAGGTCCGGTGTAGCATCAACGTTACCGGCGTGCCGTGCATCCGCTGTGCCCAGGACCACGCTGATTGTGTAGTGGACGACGCAGCGTCAAT ACCTCGAACAAATCGTCGCAATGGCTTGATGCGACAGTCGTTGCGCGCGGCTACCAGCAGTCCGCCCAGTCGCGTTGACACGTACACTGGGGGAAATGTCCCTCCCCCCGACACCACAGCAAATTCTACACCGACCTTCCAGAGGCATTCAGCGGGACCGTCAGCTATTCCTGGGTCTGCTGAACAATACAGTATCCAGGATGAGGAGCGAAATGGGCTTGAGATCGCTGCGGCCGCCTTGGGGAACCCCGGACGAGCTGGACAGGTTCCCTTCTACACTG GTGACAAAACCGGGATAACATCTACCTTGTCACTATCTTCTGGAGAGTCTCTGGCTAGACACTTCCTTATTCCAACGCGCGCCACCGAATCGCTGTGTGAGGAGGACCGCAACTACCTCAAGAGTAAAGGCGTCTTCAATCTCCCTAGCAGTGAGGCTTGCGAGTGTCTTCTTCAAGCGTACTTCCGCCATGTACACACAATCGTGCCCATTATTGAAGCCGATCAGATTCTGTACTTCTTTCAGGCCGGCCGACTTCACGAGTATAACCTACTTCTCGTGTGGAGTGTGTTCTTTGTGGCTGTAAAC TTTGTCCCATCTAGTATCTGCGAGCGGGAAGGGTACGAttcgaggaaggcgatgaaggcgGCCATGTACTCTCACGCAAAG TGCCTGTACAGTAATAGCGGAGAGCGGGATAAGACAGTGCTTTTGCAGTCTTCCCTCATGCTAGGCTTTTGGCACTCTGAAGTAGACGAGCATGCGCAGCCCTGGTACTGGACCGGGGTTTCTATCAGCCTTTGCCAGATTCTCGGCCTGCACCGCAACCCTGACGCGGCGCGATACAATGCAGCCATCACAGACCAACAGCGGCATCTGTGGCGACGTCTCTGGTGGACGTGCTTTCTCCGCGACCGGTGGTTGAGTCTAACGCTTGGACGACCCCTACGCATTGATCTCGATGATTGCGACGTGGCTATGCCGTCGGTGGCAGATATACTTTACGACTTCAAAAACATTCCTCAGTCTCTTTTTTCGGCCTTCATCCCTGATGACTTGCCTGTTCTGGCTGAATACTGGATTATGTTGATACAGCTAAGTAGGTTACTTGGCTCCGTCCTTACATTAGGCTATAAGACAGTGCGACCAAAACCATCGCGTGAACAGATCGAGACCCTAGAGGCAGAGATCTTGCATTATAAGCCTCCAGAACAATGTCCCAGTTGGAATGGCTCCACCCGGTTCTATCTGCACCACCTTCAGCTACACTATGA GGCAATTCTTATCGTTCTGTACCGACCATGTTTAACGGACCCGCCAGATGGCATATCCCCTAACCACCAGCTGCAGTGGCAAGAAACAATACGTACCAAAGCAGATGCTGCGGCGTCGCGCACAAACGACGTTCTGGAGACTCTCGCTCAGGAAAACCTCCTCGAATATGCCTTGCCCATGAC ACCACCGCTCCTCATCCCTGCAATGCAGATGCACCTCCTCAACTGCCGCTCCGGCAACCCTCTATCGCGACGCCTGCGCCTGAACAAGCTCAACGCATGCATGATGGTCATGGAGGAATTCCAGAAGGTGTACACAGTGGCATCAATCTACCGTGGGATATTTGCTATGGCAATCCAGCAAATCTGCCCTGAGGCCGCTGGTGAGATCACACAagctcctgctgctcctgctccagcccctgccccagctccaggggTAGCTGTACCCCAACCAGATCAAGGCCAGTCGACTGGAATCACCACGGGTCATCCCGTTGTTAATAATGTTGACCTCGATCCAAATGTGGACATGACTAGTATGGTTGATGCACTTTTGGATGAATCGTCGACCTTGAATTTCTGGGAGACGTGGAATCAGATGTGGGTTGAGTAG
- a CDS encoding cytochrome P450 (COG:Q;~EggNog:ENOG410PFCN;~InterPro:IPR001128,IPR002403,IPR036396;~PFAM:PF00067;~TransMembrane:1 (o342-369i);~go_function: GO:0004497 - monooxygenase activity [Evidence IEA];~go_function: GO:0005506 - iron ion binding [Evidence IEA];~go_function: GO:0016705 - oxidoreductase activity, acting on paired donors, with incorporation or reduction of molecular oxygen [Evidence IEA];~go_function: GO:0020037 - heme binding [Evidence IEA];~go_process: GO:0055114 - oxidation-reduction process [Evidence IEA]), translated as MSSQQFYLLGEAASSAKTIDVDSKSSVEQLKHLVAAHFAIVEPNGIGFQANDEYLMETADIVAATELIAISIDGSGVREPEGPSGLPYVGNYLEVYPDHLGNHQRLFDRYGPIFKTTNLGRTTYQTNDPTISAIVFSESDFFSKKINEAHPLHALKTPLAGVFLGDTDTPEWKVAHKFLPPALGPKAVRHYAPTMQRTVEDAFTVFDALDEGDQAWNVYQYMLKLGSQAVGKLTLGLDFQHFTEPGAPVHEMVHAIAEMLSLNKEVTSKGNWYGKLPFGAPKRLRTLKSRIEEMVQDSINNAARGGITDLPLQEAALEASNMVDYAIRATDNKGEKLPKESLVWALVVATAAGFTTTSSLLSWLIYGLVTYPGMQERLLQELVDNGITEDTELTAEITDKLVFQDKFIKETQRKHNPSFQPGRTAKADLVLPGGYKIPKDSVVIPALHHIHNNPELWDNPALINPDRWDTPEVKGRHKAAYIPFAMGQRMCIGFNFALQEVKIFLPKLIYRYNFVREGNGPIEYDPMFQLIRPNNLYVRAERRVKWPAKSTN; from the exons ATGTCAAGCCAGCAATTTTACCTCCTAGGTGAAGCGGCATCGTCCGCCAAAACCATCGATGTCGACTCCAAGTCAAGTGTTGAACAGCTCAAGCACCTTGTCGCCGCTCATTTTGCAATTGTAGAGCCAAATG GGATCGGATTCCAAGCAAACGATGAATACCTCATGGAAACCGCCGACATCGTCGCCGCGACAGAACTCATAGCTATTAGTATCGACGGCAGCGGTGTACGAGAGCCCGAAGGCCCCAGCGGTCTTCCATACGTCGGTAACTACCTCGAGGTGTATCCCGACCACCTTGGCAACCACCAACGCCTTTTCGACCGATACGGCCCAATCTTCAAGACCACCAATCTTGGCCGTACAACATACCAAACAAACGACCCGACAATCTCGGCCATCGTCTTCTCGGAGTCAGACTTTTTCTCTAAGAAGATTAACGAAGCGCACCCGCTGCATGCCCTCAAGACTCCATTGGCCGGGGTCTTCTTAGGTGACACTGACACGCCGGAGTGGAAGGTAGCGCACAAGTTCTTGCCACCAGCACTTGGACCCAAGGCAGTGCGACACTATGCGCCGACGATGCAGCGGACAGTTGAAGATGCGTTCACGGTATTTGACGCCCTTGACGAGGGCGACCAGGCATGGAACGTGTACCAGTATATGTTAAAGCTGGGCTCTCAAGCCGTTGGGAAGTTGACGCTTGGACTGGACTTCCAGCATTTCACCGAGCCCGGTGCGCCAGTTCATGAGATGGTTcatgccattgctgagatGCTCTCGCTTAACAAGGAGGTAACCTCCAAGGGTAACTGGTACGGGAAGTTGCCATTCGGGGCTCCCAAGAGACTGCGGACTTTGAAGTCGAGgattgaggagatggtgcaGGATTCTATCAATAACGCTGCGCGGGGAGGTATTACTGATTTGCCGCTCCAGGAGGCAGCTTTGGAGGCTTCTAACATGGTTG ACTACGCCATCCGCGCTACCGATAACAAGGGTGAAAAGTTGCCAAAGGAGAGCTTAGTCTGGGCCCTCGTCgtggcaacagcagccggATTCACAACAACCAGCTCTCTGCTCTCATGGCTGATCTACGGGCTCGTCACATACCCCGGCATGCAGGAGCGACTCCTCCAAGAACTGGTCGACAACGGCATCACAGAAGACACCGAACTCACAGCAGAAATCACCGACAAACTCGTCTTCCAAGACAAATTCATCAAGGAAACACAGCGCAAACACAATCCATCCTTCCAGCCTGGCCGAACTGCAAAGGCCGATTTGGTTCTTCCTGGCGGCTACAAAATCCCGAAAGACTCCGTCGTTATTCCTGCGCTCCATCATATCCACAATAACCCCGAGCTGTGGGATAACCCGGCCCTAATCAACCCTGACCGCTGGGATACGCCTGAAGTGAAGGGGAGACACAAGGCGGCGTACATCCCGTTCGCGATGGGGCAGCGCATGTGCATTGGGTTTAACTTTGCACTGCAGGAGGTGAAGATCTTCCTGCCGAAGCTGATCTACCGGTATAACTTTGTTCGAGAAGGGAATGGGCCGATTGAGTATGATCCCATGTTCCAGTTGATTAGACCGAACAACTTGTATGTGAGGGCTGAACGGAGAGTCAAGTGGCCTGCGAAGTCTACCAACTGA
- a CDS encoding flavin-containing monooxygenase (COG:Q;~EggNog:ENOG410PVYT;~InterPro:IPR020946,IPR036188;~PFAM:PF07992,PF13738,PF13450;~go_function: GO:0004499 - N,N-dimethylaniline monooxygenase activity [Evidence IEA];~go_function: GO:0050660 - flavin adenine dinucleotide binding [Evidence IEA];~go_function: GO:0050661 - NADP binding [Evidence IEA];~go_process: GO:0055114 - oxidation-reduction process [Evidence IEA]): MGSAAENIVDALVVGAGMGGVYSTYRLSRAGLQVQCVEAGGDVGGTWYWNTYPGAMSDTESYLYRYSWDKEDLQSYPWDRHYLYQPEILEYIRHVVRRHDLRKYMQFNTEMQSAAWDSDRSVWVVTCSGGLVVHCRYLVNCLGILAQPNYPDIPGVHSFAGATVHTARWDHSVKLEGKTVGIIGNGSTGVQVMTAIAPDVGQLVSFQRHPQYSVPSGQGPIPPGYREGINGNYDKIWEDTQASATGFGIHESTRKTMEATPEERQQAFQEVWDQSNAFRFMFSAFGDLTTDRDANEEACKFVRSKIDEIVKDPRKAAALKPWDLYARRPLCDAGYYRIFNRDNVDIVDLRETPIDEIVPEGIKIRERDGTSSLHPLDVLILATGFDAVEGSYLRLNITGREGKSLQEHWKNGPTAYGGVACSGFPNMFVVSGPQAAFANFPVVLEREVDFIMDCILHSENARQDHVMEVLPGAEERWSEMCQQVSAGSLFKEAVGWFFGINIEGRKPVTKFYFGGFSKYREWTEKVAKTGFPGFSGSPQEEMAFLEVLMPGLVK, encoded by the coding sequence ATGGGGTCTGCGGCCGAAAATATAGTCGATGCGCTTGTCGTTGGCGCGGGAATGGGGGGAGTATACTCAACATATCGGCTTTCCCGGGCTGGCCTTCAGGTCCAGTGTGTCGAGGCGGGTGGCGATGTTGGTGGCACTTGGTACTGGAACACGTACCCAGGAGCGATGAGCGACACAGAATCTTACCTGTACCGTTATTCATGGGATAAGGAGGATCTACAGTCATACCCATGGGACAGGCACTATCTGTATCAGCCAGAGATACTTGAGTATATCCGACATGTCGTCAGGCGCCACGACCTCAGGAAGTACATGCAATTCAATACCGAGATGCAGAGCGCTGCTTGGGATAGCGACCGCAGTGTTTGGGTGGTCACTTGCTCGGGAGGACTGGTTGTCCATTGCCGCTACTTGGTCAACTGCTTGGGTATTCTGGCCCAGCCGAACTACCCTGATATCCCTGGAGTCCATTCATTTGCTGGGGCGACCGTCCATACAGCCCGATGGGACCACTCGGTCAAACTAGAGGGCAAGACCGTTGGAATCATTGGAAACGGATCTACAGGTGTCCAGGTGATGACAGCGATCGCACCAGACGTGGGTCAACTTGTGTCCTTCCAACGACATCCGCAATATTCAGTTCCCAGTGGCCAGGGTCCCATTCCCCCGGGCTATCGCGAGGGCATTAATGGCAATTACGACAAGATATGGGAAGACACCCAGGCTTCTGCAACTGGATTCGGCATCCACGAGTCAACCCGTAAAACAATGGAAGCAACCCCCGAAGAACGCCAGCAAGCATTCCAAGAGGTCTGGGACCAGAGCAACGCATTCCGCTTCATGTTCAGTGCGTTTGGTGATCTTACCACCGACCGCGATGCCAATGAAGAAGCCTGCAAGTTCGTCCGTAGCAAAATCGACGAAATCGTGAAAGACCCGCGGAAGGCAGCGGCGTTGAAACCCTGGGACCTGTACGCCCGTCGCCCGCTCTGCGATGCTGGGTACTACCGGATTTTTAATCGCGACAATGTTGACATCGTCGACCTACGCGAAACGCCCATCGACGAAATCGTGCCCGAGGGGATCAAGATCCGTGAGCGAGACGGTACCAGTAGTCTGCATCCTCTCGATGTTCTGATCCTGGCGACTGGCTTCGATGCGGTGGAAGGAAGCTACCTGCGCCTGAACATCACCGGGCGCGAGGGCAAGTCACTCCAAGAACACTGGAAAAACGGCCCAACAGCCTACGGCGGGGTCGCATGCTCAGGGTTCCCTAACATGTTCGTCGTTTCTGGTCCGCAGGCCGCCTTTGCCAACTTCCCTGTCGTTCTCGAGCGTGAGGTCGACTTCATCATGGATTGTATCCTGCACAGCGAGAATGCGAGACAGGATCATGTCATGGAGGTCTTGCCTGGAGCCGAGGAGCGGTGGAGTGAGATGTGCCAGCAGGTCTCGGCGGGCTCGCTCTTCAAGGAGGCGGTTGGCTGGTTCTTTGGAATCAATATTGAAGGTCGCAAGCCGGTCACAAAGTTCTATTTCGGAGGGTTTAGCAAATACCGTGAGTGGACTGAGAAGGTAGCTAAAACTGGATTCCCGGGCTTTTCTGGAAGTCCGCAAGAAGAGATGGCGTTTTTGGAGGTGCTGATGCCGGGGCTGGTTAAATGA
- a CDS encoding uncharacterized protein (COG:C;~EggNog:ENOG410PK92;~InterPro:IPR001834,IPR008333,IPR001433,IPR001199, IPR017927,IPR001709,IPR036400,IPR018506,IPR017938, IPR039261;~PFAM:PF00173,PF00175,PF00970;~TransMembrane:2 (i110-130o164-183i);~go_function: GO:0016491 - oxidoreductase activity [Evidence IEA];~go_function: GO:0020037 - heme binding [Evidence IEA];~go_process: GO:0055114 - oxidation-reduction process [Evidence IEA]), with product MADIKEYTTDDVAGHNTRDNLWVVVNGNVYDITPYVRDHPGGADVLIEAAGSDATEAYEDVGHSEDADEILQTYLIGTLKGAQKQVRREAVRLIQPTTPPTPASTKGSGLLRSAALATVYLSGAAVSLYFGRRLYATLPTSPSGMSELRRMFKLPSTRFTPGDFYTGFAAATGIFAVVGSFVASKLSEFTKIKSGFTKYPPYMKCRKVARTNPHLVKGFLDAKEYKSLRLIRKDALSTSVYKFVFQLPRPQDVLGLPIGQHVAIKANIDGTAVSRSYTPTSNNLDKGLLELVIRCYPDGLLTGKYLENLEVGDEVQFRGPKGAMKYSKSLCNKIGMIAGGTGITPMYQLIRAICEDPTDLTEVSLIYANRTEDDILLRRELEAFATAYPQNLKIWYMLDTPPEKWSFGKGFVTAEIMKERLPAAAPDCKVMLCGPPGMVNASKKALVSMGFQAPGAVAKMSDQIFCF from the exons ATGGCAGATATCAAAGAGTACACCACAGACGACGTAGCTGGTCACAATACAAGAGACAACTTGTGGGTTGTTGTTAATGGGAATG TATACGATATCACCCCTTATGTTAGGGATCACCCTGGAGGCGCCGATGTGCTGATTGAAGCGGCTGGGAGTGATGCGACCGAAGCATACGAAGACGTTGGCCATTCAGAG GACGCTGATGAGATCCTCCAAACATACCTTATCGGAACGTTGAAAGGCGCACAAAAACAGGTTCGCCGTGAAGCAGTCCGCTTAATCCAGCCTACAACTCCTCCGACACCAGCTTCTACAAAGGGTTCGGGGTTGCTCAGATCCGCAGCTCTTGCGACAGTCTATCTCAGCGGGGCGGCCGTTTCACTGTACTTTGGCCGTCGGTTATATGCGACCCTGCCAACGTCTCCGTCTGGGATGTCAGAACTTCGGCGTATGTTTAAATTACCCAGTACGCGGTTTACTCCGGGTGATTTCTACACCGGCTTCGCGGCCGCAACTGGCATtttcgccgtcgtcggctCGTTTGTCGCCAGCAAGCTATCGGAGTTCACAAAGATCAAGTCCGGGTTCACAAAATACCCTCCATACATGAAGTGCCGCAAGGTTGCTCGGACAAATCCCCACCTCGTGAAGGGATTCCTCGACGCGAAGGAATACAAGAGTCTGCGGCTTATTCGCAAAGACGCTCTTTCGACGAGTGTATATAAGTTTGTCTTTCAGTTGCCAAGGCCCCAGGACGTGCTCGGTCTTCCTATCGGTCAGCACGTAGCCATCAAGGCTAATATCGACGGGACTGCAGTGTCAAGGTCATACACCCCAACATCAAATAACCTAGATAAGGGTCTGTTGGAGCTGGTGATCAGATGTTACCCCGATGGCCTGCTGACGGGGAAGTATCTCGAGAATCTGGAGGTCGGCGACGAGGTTCAATTCCGGGGTCCCAAGGGCGCAATGAAATACTCCAAGAGTCTATGTAACAAGATTGGCATGATCGCAGGCGGCACCGGAATCACCCCAATGTACCAACTTATCCGAGCGATCTGCGAGGATCCAACTGATCTCACAGAAGTCAGTCTGATCTATGCTAATCGCACGGAAGATGATATTCTGCTCCGCCGTGAGCTGGAAGCTTTTGCGACGGCGTATCCCCAGAACCTCAAGATCTGGTATATGCTGGATACGCCACCGGAGAAGTGGTCGTTTGGAAAGGGGTTTGTTACTGCGGAGATTATGAAGGAAAGGTTGCCCGCTGCGGCACCCGATTGCAAGGTGATGCTCTGTGGTCCGCCGGGGATGGTGAAtgcgtcgaagaaggctttGGTTTCTATGGGATTCCAGGCTCCTGGGGCTGTTGCGAAGATGTCAGATCAGATATTCTGTTTTTAA
- a CDS encoding putative 3-hydroxyacyl-CoA dehydrogenase (COG:I;~EggNog:ENOG410PJW8;~InterPro:IPR006176,IPR011042,IPR006108,IPR036291, IPR000033,IPR008927,IPR013328;~PFAM:PF02737,PF00725;~go_function: GO:0003857 - 3-hydroxyacyl-CoA dehydrogenase activity [Evidence IEA];~go_function: GO:0016491 - oxidoreductase activity [Evidence IEA];~go_process: GO:0006631 - fatty acid metabolic process [Evidence IEA];~go_process: GO:0055114 - oxidation-reduction process [Evidence IEA]), with amino-acid sequence MHPTWSPPNDYQNRPVAVLGAGVLGRRIGCIWASAGYNVHLRDPSPEQLTAGITYIDQEVSAYASKTGRSPGKAQPFTSLEDAVETAWLVIEAVPEKLPLKISTFAELSVCAPADCILASNSSSYKSSEMLHKVPEEVKPRILNMHYYMPPKCMIVELMTDGFTSEDIFPFMVERCREGATSPYVARKESTGFIFNRLWAAVKREVLTILSEGVSVPEEIDAMWETMFIEGRSMPCKMMDQVGLDTVAFIEQHYVHERGLSSEKTVDYLTKDYIDQGKLGNKSTKGGLYPPTQPETNEHRILALDVGLAAPTATTSAGTPVGQILSFTPDGKQHSVLVDQQLLPDGIAVDHATNRVFWTNMGIPGRLDGSVCSASLDGSDIRTIVKPGTINTPKQLTIDREGRKLYFSDREGCAVYRCSLDGSELESIVSRPQGTDGPSDVQDWCVGIAVSRQYNRFYWTQKGAPKSGKGRIFSAPIDAPPGVLEKESYDSELCILSGLPEPIDLEVDEERRELYWTDRGELPLGNALYRVKLNDEGRPAGKPDIVTRGLHEAIGLSIEKSGDIVLTDLGGGIYRCDRNGKKEVLYSEDGRAFTGVLSI; translated from the exons ATGCATCCAACCTGGTCACCACCAAACGACTACCAAAACCGCCCAGTCGCGGTTTTAGGTGCCGGAGTCCTTGGAAGAAGAATCG GCTGCATCTGGGCATCCGCCGGCTACAACGTCCACCTGCGCGACCCCAGCCCCGAGCAGCTTACCGCTGGCATCACCTACATCGACCAAGAAGTCTCAGCCTACGCGAGCAAGACCGGCCGGTCACCAGGCAAAGCGCAGCCTTTCACATCTCTCGAAGATGCCGTCGAGACAGCCTGGCTGGTGATCGAGGCCGTGCCCGAGAAACTCCCGCTCAAGATTTCGACCTTTGCTGAGCTATCGGTCTGCGCGCCGGCGGACTGCATTCTTGCTTCTAATTCCTCATCGTATAAGTCGTCGGAGATGCTGCATAAAGTCCCTGAGGAAGTGAAGCCGCGGATCTTGAATATGCACTACTATATGCCGCCGAAGTGCATGATCGTTGAACTGATGACGGACGGGTTCACCAGCGAGGATATTTTCCCGTTTATGGTTGAGAGGTGTCGTGAGGGTGCAACATCGCCGTATGTTGCAAGGAAGGAATCGACGGGATTCATCTTCAATCGTCTTTGGGCGGCCGTGAAGCGCGAAGTGCTAACCATCCTGTCCGAGGGGGTATCTGTACCCGAAGAGATTGACGCCATGTGGGAAACCATGTTTATTGAGGGGCGTAGCATGCCCTGTAAGATGATGGACC AGGTCGGTCTCGACACCGTCGCCTTCATTGAACAACACTACGTTCACGAACGCGGCCTGTCCTCCGAAAAGACAGTCGACTACCTAACAAAAGATTACATCGACCAGGGCAAACTGGGAAATAAATCCACCAAAGGCGGATTATAccctccaacccaaccagAAACCAACGAGCACCGTATTCTAGCCTTAGATGTCGGACTTGCCGCACCAACAGCCACCACATCTGCCGGAACCCCAGTTGGCCAGATCCTCTCTTTCACGCCAGATGGAAAACAACATTCTGTACTAGTTGATCAGCAGCTTCTCCCAGATGGAATCGCGGTGGATCACGCCACAAACCGCGTTTTCTGGACAAACATGGGTATTCCGGGACGATTAGATGGGTCAGTCTGCTCTGCCTCGCTGGATGGGAGCGACATACGTACAATTGTCAAGCCCGGTACGATAAACACGCCAAAGCAACTCACCATCGACAGAGAAGGCCGCAAATTGTACTTTTCTGACCGAGAGGGGTGCGCGGTGTATCGGTGCAGCCTTGACGGGTCAGAGCTCGAGAGTATAGTCTCACGACCACAAGGGACGGACGGCCCATCGGATGTGCAGGACTGGTGCGTTGGTATTGCCGTCTCAAGACAGTATAACAGATTCTACTGGACGCAAAAGGGGGCACCGAAGAGCGGGAAGGGCAGGATCTTCAGCGCGCCTATCGATGCGCCGCCTGGGGtcctggagaaggagagtTATGATAGCGAACTGTGTATCTTGAGCGGACTCCCTGAGCCGATTGAtctggaggttgatgaagaaaGGCGCGAGTTGTACTGGACGGACCGGGGAGAGCTGCCTTTGGGCAACGCGCTGTACCGAGTCAAGCTGAACGACGAAGGTAGGCCAGCTGGAAAGCCTGATATTGTCACCCGCGGCCTTCATGAGGCGATCGGATTGAGTATTGAGAAGTCTGGCGATATTGTTTTAACGGATTTGGGTGGGGGTATCTATCGCTGTGATCggaatgggaagaaagaggtTTTGTACAGCGAGGATGGACGGGCTTTTACTGGAGTTCTGAGCATTTAA